One region of Microtus ochrogaster isolate Prairie Vole_2 unplaced genomic scaffold, MicOch1.0 UNK18, whole genome shotgun sequence genomic DNA includes:
- the LOC101992080 gene encoding zinc finger and SCAN domain-containing protein 2-like: MTELVSSRGGSPTGDGEESLGDDQGLVIHHPAEEQSHRCPLCGQTFSQQPSLVRHQKAHVGAGRTAAFVCPECGKAFSVKHNLEVHQRTHTGERPFPCPECGRCFSLKQNLLTHQRIHSGEKPHQCAQCGRCFREPRFLLNHQRTHARMPTPHPRRPGVFGERRPYFCPRCGKSFAREGSLKAHQRSHGHGPESQAAHLGRVL, encoded by the coding sequence ATGACAGAGCTGGTGTCCTCCAGGGGAGGGTCTCCTACGGGGGACGGGGAGGAGAGTTTAGGAGACGATCAAGGTCTGGTTATTCACCACCCGGCGGAGGAACAGTCCCACCGCTGCCCACTGTGCGGCCAGACCTTCTCCCAGCAGCCCAGCCTGGTGCGGCACCAGAAGGCACACGTGGGGGCCGGTCGCACCGCCGCCTTTGTGTGTCCCGAGTGCGGCAAGGCCTTCAGCGTCAAACACAACCTGGAGGTGCACCAACGCACACACACCGGAGAGAGGCCCTTCCCTTGCCCCGAGTGCGGCCGCTGCTTCAGCCTCAAGCAGAACCTGCTCACGCACCAGCGCATCCACAGCGGCGAAAAGCCGCACCAGTGTGCCCAGTGTGGTCGCTGCTTCCGTGAGCCACGCTTTCTGCTCAACCACCAGCGCACCCACGCGCGTATGCCGACGCCGCACCCGCGCCGTCCAGGTGTCTTCGGGGAGCGGCGGCCCTACTTCTGCCCTCGCTGCGGCAAGAGCTTCGCGCGTGAGGGCTCGCTCAAGGCCCACCAGCGCAGCCATGGCCATGGGCCTGAGAGCCAGGCGGCCCATTTAGGCCGCGTGCTATGA
- the Znf775 gene encoding zinc finger protein 775 isoform X1, whose translation MDGRRVPAGHTGKVAGLRPPQHCCRGRPAGMESGLAGSGSGDGLAGIKQEKPEWPLQTVVSQTALPEKDKENIFQPQSGLPPCQTMGQRAMGSQEEIGGAWWAPPPEQEARLAARVPGTAPGPLSPALSASRGHFVCMDCGKRFSWWSSLKIHQRTHTGEKPYLCSKCGKSFSQKPNLERHQRHHTGERPFCCPECTRRFSQKQHLLKHQKTHSRPTTHSCPECKRCFRHQVGLRIHLRAHARDHLGAHVSLHEMLQYAAARRRACRLRPGSPRRCPEWLWLGLCQGWWGQHRVRTAAHHHLGPNEQRQFICNECGKSFTWWSSLNIHQRIHTGERPYACPECGRRFSQKPNLTRHLRNHTGERPHPCSHCDRSFRQKQHLLKHLRTHLPGAQATRCTSCGQSCPSRAALRAHQRVHAATELLRSRSAVQSGVPASESQAEIAPSVTLKTQGTQDAKEVLCGQECETQAAPSEQRQFICNECGKSFSWWSALTIHQRIHTGERPYACPDCGRCFSQKPNLTRHRRNHTGERPYLCTACGRGFRQKQHLLKHQRVHRGAQAPHPGPEEEEEL comes from the coding sequence GAGATGGGCTGGCAGGGATCAAGCAGGAGAAACCAGAGTGGCCGCTGCAGACTGTGGTCTCTCAGACTGCACTTCCAGAGAAGGACAAGGAAAACATATTTCAGCCGCAGAGTGGCCTCCCACCATGCCAGACTATGGGGCAGCGGGCTATGGGGTCACAGGAGGAAATTGGGGGTGCTTGGTGGGCCCCACCCCCTGAGCAGGAAGCCCGGCTGGCTGCTCGAGTTCCGGGGACAGCTCCAGGCCCTCTGAGCCCTGCACTTTCTGCGAGTAGGGGTCATTTCGTGTGCATGGATTGTGGGAAAAGGTTCAGCTGGTGGTCATCCTTGAAGATCCACCAGCGCACACACACGGGCGAGAAGCCTTACCTCTGCAGCAAATGTGGCAAGAGTTTTAGCCAGAAGCCCAACCTGGAGCGCCACCAGCGTCACCACACTGGTGAGAGGCCCTTCTGCTGTCCAGAGTGCACAAGACGCTTCAGTCAGAAGCAGCACCTGCTCAAGCACCAGAAGACTCACTCTCGGCCCACCACCCACTCGTGTCCAGAATGCAAGCGCTGCTTCAGGCACCAAGTGGGTCTCCGCATCCATCTGCGAGCGCATGCCCGGGACCACCTGGGTGCCCATGTCAGCTTGCATGAGATGCTCCAGTATGCTGCGGCACGCCGCCGGGCCTGCCGCCTGCGCCCTGGATCCCCACGCAGATGCCCTGAGTGGCTCTGGCTGGGGCTTTGCCAGGGCTGGTGGGGCCAGCACAGGGTACGGACAGCTGCTCACCACCACTTAGGTCCCAATGAGCAACGCCAGTTCATCTGCAATGAGTGTGGCAAGAGCTTCACATGGTGGTCATCGCTGAATATCCATCAGCGCATCCACACAGGCGAGAGGCCCTATGCGTGCCCTGAATGCGGCCGCCGCTTTAGCCAGAAGCCCAACCTCACTAGGCACCTGCGCAACCACACAGGCGAGCGGCCACACCCATGCTCGCACTGTGACCGCAGCTTCCGTCAGAAGCAGCACCTGCTCAAGCACTTGCGCACGCACCTGCCTGGTGCCCAGGCCACGAGGTGTACCAGCTGTGGACAGAGCTGCCCCAGCCGTGCGGCACTGAGGGCGCACCAGCGTGTGCATGCCGCTACAGAGCTGCTACGGTCGCGATCTGCAGTCCAGAGTGGCGTGCCTGCTTCAGAGTCACAAGCTGAGATTGCCCCAAGTGTGACTCTGAAGACCCAGGGTACTCAGGATGCCAAGGAAGTGCTGTGTGGTCAGGAGTGCGAGACCCAGGCTGCACCCAGTGAGCAGCGCCAGTTCATCTGTAACGAGTGTGGCAAGAGTTTCTCATGGTGGTCAGCGCTCACCATCCACCAGCGCATTCACACCGGCGAGCGGCCCTATGCGTGCCCAGACTGCGGACGCTGTTTCAGCCAGAAACCCAACCTCACACGACACCGGCGCAACCACACTGGTGAAAGACCCTACCTGTGCACTGCCTGCGGCCGTGGATTCCGTCAAAAGCAGCATCTACTCAAGCACCAGCGTGTGCATCGCGGAGCTCAGGCCCCACACCCTGgcccagaggaggaagaagagctgtAG
- the Znf775 gene encoding zinc finger protein 775 isoform X2 yields MESGLAGSGSGDGLAGIKQEKPEWPLQTVVSQTALPEKDKENIFQPQSGLPPCQTMGQRAMGSQEEIGGAWWAPPPEQEARLAARVPGTAPGPLSPALSASRGHFVCMDCGKRFSWWSSLKIHQRTHTGEKPYLCSKCGKSFSQKPNLERHQRHHTGERPFCCPECTRRFSQKQHLLKHQKTHSRPTTHSCPECKRCFRHQVGLRIHLRAHARDHLGAHVSLHEMLQYAAARRRACRLRPGSPRRCPEWLWLGLCQGWWGQHRVRTAAHHHLGPNEQRQFICNECGKSFTWWSSLNIHQRIHTGERPYACPECGRRFSQKPNLTRHLRNHTGERPHPCSHCDRSFRQKQHLLKHLRTHLPGAQATRCTSCGQSCPSRAALRAHQRVHAATELLRSRSAVQSGVPASESQAEIAPSVTLKTQGTQDAKEVLCGQECETQAAPSEQRQFICNECGKSFSWWSALTIHQRIHTGERPYACPDCGRCFSQKPNLTRHRRNHTGERPYLCTACGRGFRQKQHLLKHQRVHRGAQAPHPGPEEEEEL; encoded by the coding sequence GAGATGGGCTGGCAGGGATCAAGCAGGAGAAACCAGAGTGGCCGCTGCAGACTGTGGTCTCTCAGACTGCACTTCCAGAGAAGGACAAGGAAAACATATTTCAGCCGCAGAGTGGCCTCCCACCATGCCAGACTATGGGGCAGCGGGCTATGGGGTCACAGGAGGAAATTGGGGGTGCTTGGTGGGCCCCACCCCCTGAGCAGGAAGCCCGGCTGGCTGCTCGAGTTCCGGGGACAGCTCCAGGCCCTCTGAGCCCTGCACTTTCTGCGAGTAGGGGTCATTTCGTGTGCATGGATTGTGGGAAAAGGTTCAGCTGGTGGTCATCCTTGAAGATCCACCAGCGCACACACACGGGCGAGAAGCCTTACCTCTGCAGCAAATGTGGCAAGAGTTTTAGCCAGAAGCCCAACCTGGAGCGCCACCAGCGTCACCACACTGGTGAGAGGCCCTTCTGCTGTCCAGAGTGCACAAGACGCTTCAGTCAGAAGCAGCACCTGCTCAAGCACCAGAAGACTCACTCTCGGCCCACCACCCACTCGTGTCCAGAATGCAAGCGCTGCTTCAGGCACCAAGTGGGTCTCCGCATCCATCTGCGAGCGCATGCCCGGGACCACCTGGGTGCCCATGTCAGCTTGCATGAGATGCTCCAGTATGCTGCGGCACGCCGCCGGGCCTGCCGCCTGCGCCCTGGATCCCCACGCAGATGCCCTGAGTGGCTCTGGCTGGGGCTTTGCCAGGGCTGGTGGGGCCAGCACAGGGTACGGACAGCTGCTCACCACCACTTAGGTCCCAATGAGCAACGCCAGTTCATCTGCAATGAGTGTGGCAAGAGCTTCACATGGTGGTCATCGCTGAATATCCATCAGCGCATCCACACAGGCGAGAGGCCCTATGCGTGCCCTGAATGCGGCCGCCGCTTTAGCCAGAAGCCCAACCTCACTAGGCACCTGCGCAACCACACAGGCGAGCGGCCACACCCATGCTCGCACTGTGACCGCAGCTTCCGTCAGAAGCAGCACCTGCTCAAGCACTTGCGCACGCACCTGCCTGGTGCCCAGGCCACGAGGTGTACCAGCTGTGGACAGAGCTGCCCCAGCCGTGCGGCACTGAGGGCGCACCAGCGTGTGCATGCCGCTACAGAGCTGCTACGGTCGCGATCTGCAGTCCAGAGTGGCGTGCCTGCTTCAGAGTCACAAGCTGAGATTGCCCCAAGTGTGACTCTGAAGACCCAGGGTACTCAGGATGCCAAGGAAGTGCTGTGTGGTCAGGAGTGCGAGACCCAGGCTGCACCCAGTGAGCAGCGCCAGTTCATCTGTAACGAGTGTGGCAAGAGTTTCTCATGGTGGTCAGCGCTCACCATCCACCAGCGCATTCACACCGGCGAGCGGCCCTATGCGTGCCCAGACTGCGGACGCTGTTTCAGCCAGAAACCCAACCTCACACGACACCGGCGCAACCACACTGGTGAAAGACCCTACCTGTGCACTGCCTGCGGCCGTGGATTCCGTCAAAAGCAGCATCTACTCAAGCACCAGCGTGTGCATCGCGGAGCTCAGGCCCCACACCCTGgcccagaggaggaagaagagctgtAG